The nucleotide sequence GAGTACTTTCAGTACTTTTATTGAGGCCAATTACCCTAGAGGTTCAAGTAGTGGTTTTCTTTTGACTGATGATCACTGGGCTATGGCAAATAAAATCTTAGAATTTCTTGAACTGTTCTATGACTCAACTGTTGATttgtctggtgtttactatcATACTTCTCCACTTATGATTCATCATCTTGTTAAGATTACTATACACCTGCATAGGTATCAACATGATGAACATCTAAGATCTGTTATCCAACCTATGATTGACAAATACAATAAGTACTGGAAGAACATACCTGATCTTTATTCTATTGCATTCATATTGGATCCAAGAGCTAAAATTAAGGAATTTACCAAAGCGCTTAGGAAGTTACATTCTCTTTTTAATATTGACTACACTAATAAGTTACTGGTCACCAGAGCTCTTCTGTTTAAAATGTATAACATGTATGATGTAATGTATGGCTCTAATAGGCTGAAAAGGGTTGTTCCTCCATCCCCGTCTGGTAAGAAAAGAATAGCTTGGGCTGAAATTTATGATGATGAGGAGTTGGATGTTAGAGCTGGCTGT is from Miscanthus floridulus cultivar M001 chromosome 7, ASM1932011v1, whole genome shotgun sequence and encodes:
- the LOC136465753 gene encoding zinc finger BED domain-containing protein RICESLEEPER 1-like, producing the protein MANKILEFLELFYDSTVDLSGVYYHTSPLMIHHLVKITIHLHRYQHDEHLRSVIQPMIDKYNKYWKNIPDLYSIAFILDPRAKIKEFTKALRKLHSLFNIDYTNKLLVTRALLFKMYNMYDVMYGSNRLKRVVPPSPSGKKRIAWAEIYDDEELDVRAGCSFLPSSLDHSRSVSATSLLQAATASSNSNELASYLDCDIVSQLDDEFDIMQWWHEHKLTYSVLSVLAKDILIIPVSTISSESTFSLTGRIIEERRRRLNPETVEALTCIKDWENAEIRLQHMVEDKELKEAFAGLYLDVN